A region of Streptomyces cinnamoneus DNA encodes the following proteins:
- a CDS encoding arsenate reductase family protein, translating into MEIWINPACSKCRGALTLLDAEGAGYTVRRYLDDVPSADEIRAVLGRLGLEPWDITRTQEAEAKELGLGDWPRDAASRDRWVEALAGHPKLIQRPIITADDGSALVARSDEAVREALARSKG; encoded by the coding sequence ATGGAGATCTGGATCAATCCCGCCTGTTCCAAGTGCCGCGGCGCCCTCACGCTGCTCGACGCGGAGGGCGCCGGCTACACCGTCCGCCGCTACCTCGACGACGTGCCCAGCGCCGACGAGATCCGTGCCGTCCTCGGCCGGCTCGGGCTGGAGCCGTGGGACATCACCCGCACCCAGGAGGCGGAGGCCAAGGAGCTCGGCCTGGGGGACTGGCCGCGCGATGCGGCGTCGCGGGACCGCTGGGTCGAGGCGCTGGCCGGGCACCCGAAGCTGATCCAGCGGCCCATCATCACGGCCGACGACGGCTCCGCCCTGGTGGCGCGATCGGACGAGGCGGTGCGGGAGGCGCTGGCGCGGTCCAAGGGGTGA
- a CDS encoding HAD family hydrolase, with the protein MTGADAVKEVLSRADSVLLDFDGPICHVFAGLPAPSVAQRLRESYTETHGKAAASRLGQTDDPLELVRRAGTKKLPGARRLEAMLTALELEAVNAGEPTPHAREAIQAVHASSRKLAAVSNNSTAALVQYFSEHSLDRYVSPLIGREPEHLTRMKPDPHMVLLALKAHGTAPHRAVVVGDSVTDIQAAHAAGVPCIGYANKPGKAETLKHEGATTVIQDMGELTEAI; encoded by the coding sequence GTGACTGGAGCGGACGCAGTCAAAGAAGTGCTTTCCCGGGCGGACTCGGTCCTCCTGGACTTTGATGGCCCGATCTGCCATGTCTTCGCAGGTCTGCCAGCGCCGAGCGTGGCTCAGCGTCTGCGCGAGAGTTACACAGAGACGCACGGCAAGGCCGCCGCTTCACGCTTGGGGCAGACAGATGACCCCTTGGAGCTGGTGAGACGGGCGGGCACGAAGAAGTTGCCCGGCGCTCGGAGGCTAGAGGCCATGCTGACCGCCTTGGAGCTGGAGGCCGTCAACGCTGGAGAGCCCACCCCGCATGCCAGGGAGGCCATCCAGGCGGTTCATGCCAGCTCTCGAAAGCTGGCCGCAGTGAGCAACAACAGCACCGCTGCACTGGTCCAGTACTTCTCGGAACATAGCCTTGATCGGTACGTCTCTCCGCTGATCGGTCGAGAGCCGGAGCACCTGACGCGAATGAAGCCGGACCCACACATGGTCCTGCTGGCCTTGAAGGCGCACGGGACAGCGCCACACCGCGCCGTGGTGGTCGGCGACTCTGTGACCGATATTCAGGCCGCCCACGCTGCTGGCGTGCCATGTATCGGGTATGCCAATAAGCCGGGGAAGGCTGAAACCCTGAAACACGAAGGCGCCACCACGGTTATTCAGGACATGGGCGAACTCACAGAGGCCATCTGA
- a CDS encoding winged helix-turn-helix domain-containing protein, producing MTNLRTVTASSPAAPTLPSPAHRHRLRAVAPDEVPPVAELLHPGATWMPAPQHTLPDLPGQPPMIGYLVLVPADQALSAAPGLPAPVPAPRAPGAQGPDVPGPAAPRTLTEGDALVRIDPEQRTAHIAGKPLDLTYLEFELLAHLVAHPHRVHTRDQLVTTVWGYGHVGDGRTVDVHVARLRRKMGAEHRSSIVTVRRVGYKYAPPAGL from the coding sequence ATGACGAACCTCCGCACCGTCACCGCGTCCTCGCCGGCCGCCCCCACCCTGCCCTCCCCCGCCCACCGCCACCGGCTGCGGGCCGTGGCCCCGGACGAGGTGCCCCCCGTCGCCGAGCTGCTGCACCCGGGCGCGACCTGGATGCCGGCGCCGCAGCACACCCTGCCCGACCTGCCGGGCCAGCCGCCGATGATCGGATATCTGGTGCTCGTACCGGCCGACCAGGCGCTGTCCGCCGCGCCCGGCCTCCCCGCCCCCGTGCCCGCCCCCCGTGCTCCGGGCGCGCAGGGCCCGGACGTCCCCGGGCCGGCCGCCCCGCGCACGCTCACCGAGGGGGACGCCCTGGTGCGCATCGACCCCGAGCAGCGGACGGCGCACATCGCGGGGAAGCCGCTGGACCTCACCTACCTGGAGTTCGAGCTGCTGGCCCACCTCGTCGCCCACCCCCACCGCGTCCACACCCGCGACCAGCTGGTGACCACCGTGTGGGGCTACGGGCACGTGGGCGACGGCCGCACCGTCGACGTCCACGTGGCGCGGCTCCGCCGCAAGATGGGGGCCGAGCACCGGTCGTCGATCGTGACCGTCCGCCGGGTCGGCTACAAGTACGCACCCCCGGCCGGCCTCTGA
- a CDS encoding cupin domain-containing protein — protein MTEPCELVRLLDLQPHVEGGWFRETWQTAGATVPDGYAGPRAYATGIYFLLHPGEVSRWHRVRSDEMWLWHRGGPLRLRLGGTGERPDEAGAADVVLGSGVERGERPQVLVPGGVWQSAEPVGTEPALVTCVVAPGFHYEDFTLAGEPCA, from the coding sequence ATGACCGAACCCTGCGAGCTCGTCCGGCTCCTCGACCTCCAACCCCATGTGGAGGGTGGCTGGTTCAGGGAGACCTGGCAGACCGCCGGCGCCACCGTCCCCGACGGTTACGCCGGACCCCGCGCGTACGCGACCGGCATCTACTTCCTGCTGCACCCCGGCGAGGTGTCCCGCTGGCACCGGGTGCGCTCGGACGAGATGTGGCTGTGGCACCGGGGCGGCCCACTGCGGCTACGGCTGGGCGGGACGGGCGAACGGCCCGACGAGGCCGGGGCGGCCGACGTCGTCCTCGGCTCCGGCGTCGAGCGCGGGGAGCGCCCCCAGGTGCTGGTCCCGGGCGGGGTCTGGCAGTCCGCCGAACCGGTCGGCACCGAACCGGCGTTGGTCACCTGCGTCGTCGCACCGGGCTTCCACTACGAGGACTTCACGCTCGCGGGGGAACCGTGCGCGTAG
- a CDS encoding GntR family transcriptional regulator, which yields MSLDPDDPRPPYVQITNALRAAILTKTLTPGERLPSQNELTKRYQVSRATVQRALRDLQDEGLIVARQGSGVFVRSKTERPMALRPHIEQAFAADEVTIDFAGFSGETLYGAIREPIDRIRTGRLRPQSINLRVLVPDTRKPQALPASLDPSVTAEQVRERAHRIMLRSTQGIVDAVTELEILGLIEQARVSVRVHGFTPSFKLYILNQRDVFFGFYPVTPNTVPIGGEPVKILDVLGLDATLFPFSQGDDRNGNETQWVEQSQLWFDSVWDNLGEDFTP from the coding sequence ATGAGCCTCGATCCAGATGACCCGCGACCGCCATACGTGCAGATCACGAACGCGTTGCGCGCCGCGATCCTCACGAAGACGCTCACGCCTGGCGAGCGGCTTCCCTCTCAGAACGAGCTGACCAAGCGCTACCAGGTCTCGCGCGCCACAGTGCAGCGCGCCTTGCGCGACCTCCAAGACGAAGGACTCATCGTCGCCCGCCAGGGCAGTGGAGTCTTCGTGCGCAGCAAGACCGAGCGCCCGATGGCGCTTCGTCCGCACATCGAGCAAGCGTTCGCGGCCGACGAGGTGACGATCGACTTCGCTGGGTTTTCGGGTGAAACCCTGTATGGGGCAATCCGGGAGCCGATTGACCGGATCCGAACCGGACGCCTCCGGCCGCAGAGCATCAATCTGCGCGTTTTGGTTCCGGATACCAGGAAGCCGCAAGCACTTCCGGCATCCCTCGATCCGTCAGTCACGGCAGAACAGGTTCGAGAGCGGGCCCACCGCATCATGCTCCGGAGCACTCAGGGGATCGTCGATGCCGTGACCGAACTTGAGATTCTAGGGTTGATCGAGCAGGCCCGCGTTAGCGTTCGCGTTCACGGCTTCACGCCGTCGTTCAAGCTCTACATCCTCAACCAGCGTGACGTGTTCTTCGGGTTCTACCCCGTAACACCTAATACGGTGCCCATCGGCGGAGAGCCAGTAAAAATTCTGGACGTTTTGGGGCTGGACGCCACTCTGTTTCCGTTCTCTCAGGGAGACGACCGCAACGGCAACGAAACGCAGTGGGTCGAACAGAGTCAGCTGTGGTTCGACAGCGTATGGGACAACCTAGGCGAGGACTTCACACCGTGA
- a CDS encoding response regulator transcription factor: MRVVLAEDLFLLRDGLVRLLEAFGFEIAAAVASGPELTTALAELKPDVAVVDVRLPPSFTDEGLQCALAARRARPGLPVLVLSQHVEQLYARELLADGAGGVGYLLKDRVFDAEQFVDAVRRVAAGGTAMDPQVISQLLTRRSQDRPIGRLTPREREVMELVAQGRSNTAIATQLLVTERAVAKHTSNIFGKLGLPPSDDDNRRVLAVLAYLDHG, from the coding sequence GTGCGCGTAGTCCTCGCCGAGGATCTCTTCCTGCTGCGGGACGGGCTGGTGCGGCTCCTGGAGGCGTTCGGCTTCGAGATCGCGGCCGCGGTGGCCAGCGGACCGGAACTCACCACGGCGCTCGCGGAGCTCAAGCCGGACGTGGCCGTCGTGGACGTCCGGCTGCCGCCGTCCTTCACCGACGAGGGCCTGCAGTGCGCCCTCGCCGCCCGGCGGGCACGGCCGGGCCTGCCGGTGCTGGTGCTCTCGCAGCACGTGGAGCAGCTGTACGCCCGCGAACTGCTCGCCGACGGCGCCGGCGGGGTGGGGTACCTGCTGAAGGACCGGGTCTTCGACGCGGAGCAGTTCGTCGACGCCGTGCGGAGGGTGGCGGCGGGCGGCACCGCGATGGACCCGCAGGTCATCTCCCAGCTGCTCACGCGGCGGTCGCAGGACCGGCCCATCGGCCGGCTCACCCCCCGTGAGCGCGAGGTGATGGAGCTGGTGGCGCAGGGCCGGTCCAACACGGCGATCGCCACGCAACTGCTGGTGACGGAGCGGGCCGTGGCCAAGCACACCTCCAACATCTTCGGCAAGCTCGGGCTGCCGCCCTCCGACGACGACAACCGCCGGGTGCTGGCCGTGCTGGCCTACCTCGACCACGGCTGA
- a CDS encoding FtsK/SpoIIIE domain-containing protein has translation MSGLVVTLLVVFAVAGLLRWWRPTWYWLTFGATFAALRVLVRYSSVMDACRLTVPPSRWRMALARFANRPISQPRVPRLLRLRPTRTGLVLRLKLCPGQDAFDVAAATDRLRHSFVMYRVMSQEVRSGVVELRMTGYDVLKRVQMPSKVDRASMRVPVALREDGSVHYRDYRAVPHALTIGATESGKSVYLRNLVAELAKLDVALAGIDCKQGVELFPLARRFSALADNSDTAADLLDALVSRMGGVYQLIRAEQRIAADVPDAEIAADIWDLPDDLRPTPVVVVVDEVAELALVASKDEEKRRDRCVTALVRLSQLGRAAGIYLEICGQRFGSELGKGITMLRAQLTGRTAHRVNDESSANMAFGDIAPDAALAAIHIPPDRPGVAIAGDSTGGWSRIRAPHISLRQVVNVCNRYAHLTPDLPELAPFRPALPHSAKAPAPAVETAPTTV, from the coding sequence ATGAGCGGCTTAGTGGTCACGCTGCTGGTGGTCTTCGCCGTCGCTGGTCTCCTGCGGTGGTGGCGTCCCACCTGGTACTGGCTGACCTTCGGGGCGACCTTCGCCGCGCTGCGGGTCCTGGTTCGGTACAGCTCGGTGATGGATGCGTGCAGGCTGACGGTTCCGCCGTCGCGCTGGCGCATGGCTCTCGCCAGGTTCGCTAACCGCCCTATCTCGCAGCCACGGGTTCCGCGCCTGCTGCGCCTGCGGCCGACAAGGACTGGCCTTGTCCTACGGCTCAAGCTCTGCCCCGGTCAAGATGCTTTCGACGTCGCTGCGGCTACCGACCGGTTGCGTCACTCGTTCGTGATGTACCGGGTGATGTCCCAGGAGGTGCGCTCGGGGGTCGTAGAGCTGCGGATGACTGGCTACGACGTGCTCAAGCGGGTGCAGATGCCGTCCAAGGTCGACCGTGCATCGATGCGCGTCCCGGTCGCGCTGCGTGAGGACGGCTCTGTGCACTATCGCGACTACCGGGCCGTCCCCCATGCTCTGACTATCGGTGCTACGGAGTCTGGGAAGTCGGTCTATCTGCGCAACCTGGTGGCTGAGCTGGCCAAGTTGGATGTTGCCCTGGCTGGTATCGACTGCAAACAGGGAGTGGAGCTGTTCCCGCTGGCGCGTCGGTTCTCCGCGCTGGCCGACAACTCCGATACTGCCGCTGACCTGCTTGACGCACTCGTGTCCCGTATGGGAGGCGTCTATCAGCTCATTCGCGCTGAGCAGCGTATTGCGGCTGACGTGCCTGATGCGGAGATCGCCGCCGACATCTGGGACCTGCCTGACGATCTGCGGCCTACACCGGTTGTAGTCGTCGTCGATGAAGTCGCGGAACTGGCCTTGGTTGCCAGCAAGGATGAGGAGAAGCGCCGGGACCGGTGCGTTACCGCTTTGGTCCGCCTCTCTCAGCTCGGCCGCGCTGCCGGTATCTATCTGGAGATTTGCGGCCAGCGCTTCGGCTCCGAACTGGGCAAGGGCATCACGATGCTTCGCGCTCAGCTGACCGGGCGGACGGCACATCGGGTCAACGACGAGTCGAGCGCGAACATGGCCTTCGGCGACATCGCCCCCGATGCGGCACTCGCCGCGATCCACATTCCCCCCGACCGTCCCGGCGTGGCTATCGCTGGTGACTCCACCGGCGGATGGTCCCGCATCCGCGCTCCGCACATCTCGCTGCGGCAGGTCGTGAACGTCTGCAACCGGTACGCGCACCTGACCCCGGACCTGCCAGAACTGGCACCCTTCCGGCCCGCGCTGCCGCACTCGGCTAAGGCTCCGGCTCCGGCCGTCGAGACCGCCCCCACCACGGTCTGA
- a CDS encoding sensor histidine kinase, producing MRVRGGLLAGAQGLWLALFGLIGSVLLFTLTVVSIVLVVLGIGFFTTPVMIKALRAFADQRRVLAHEWSGVRIPSPYRPPVPAGGRRGGLAGQVEGCVALLKDPATWRDLQWLLVDMTAGFVLAILAPCLLLYAVWGPVLALGVWKPIVEAGGNEWFTFVHVTGQESADSAAVLGLAYGVLGLFVNPGLLRTNFHLTRHFLRPTRERELALRVDRLTETRHDALDSSAAELRRIERDLHDGAQARLVAVGMSLGAVEALIEKDPQQARKLVAAARATSAEALTELRDLVRGIHPPVLAERGLGDAVRALALRMPLPVEVDVDLAGRAAEPVESAAYFAVSELLTNAAKHAGAERVWVDVHHARGTLRIAVTDDGRGGADPAGGSGLAGLERRLGAFDGVLAVSSPRGGPTMITVEIPCALAAGG from the coding sequence ATGAGGGTCCGCGGGGGTTTGCTGGCAGGGGCGCAGGGGCTGTGGCTCGCCCTGTTCGGCCTGATCGGGTCCGTCCTGCTGTTCACGCTCACCGTGGTCTCGATCGTCCTGGTCGTGCTGGGGATCGGGTTCTTCACCACCCCCGTCATGATCAAGGCCCTGCGGGCCTTCGCCGACCAGCGCCGCGTCCTGGCCCACGAGTGGTCGGGGGTGCGGATCCCCTCCCCCTACCGGCCCCCGGTCCCCGCAGGCGGGCGGCGCGGCGGGCTGGCCGGCCAGGTCGAGGGCTGCGTGGCACTGCTGAAGGACCCGGCGACCTGGCGCGACCTCCAGTGGCTTCTCGTGGACATGACCGCGGGCTTCGTCCTGGCGATCCTGGCACCGTGCCTGCTCCTCTACGCGGTCTGGGGGCCCGTGCTGGCCCTCGGCGTCTGGAAGCCGATCGTCGAGGCGGGCGGCAACGAGTGGTTCACCTTCGTGCACGTCACCGGTCAGGAAAGCGCCGACTCGGCCGCCGTCCTCGGCCTCGCCTACGGCGTCCTCGGCCTGTTCGTCAATCCGGGGCTGCTGCGCACCAACTTCCACCTCACCCGGCACTTCCTGCGGCCGACCCGCGAGCGCGAGCTGGCGCTGCGCGTCGACCGGCTCACCGAGACCCGGCACGACGCGCTGGACAGCTCCGCCGCCGAGCTGCGCCGCATCGAGCGGGACCTGCACGACGGGGCGCAGGCCCGGCTGGTCGCGGTGGGCATGAGCCTGGGCGCCGTCGAGGCGCTGATCGAGAAGGACCCGCAGCAGGCCAGGAAGCTCGTCGCGGCGGCCCGCGCGACCTCCGCCGAGGCCCTGACCGAGCTGCGCGACCTGGTGCGCGGCATCCACCCGCCCGTGCTGGCCGAGCGCGGCCTGGGCGACGCGGTGCGGGCCCTGGCCCTGCGGATGCCGCTGCCGGTGGAGGTGGACGTCGACCTGGCGGGGCGCGCCGCGGAGCCGGTGGAGTCGGCCGCGTACTTCGCGGTCAGCGAACTGCTCACCAACGCGGCCAAGCACGCCGGGGCCGAACGGGTGTGGGTGGACGTCCACCACGCCCGGGGCACGCTCCGCATCGCGGTGACCGACGACGGCCGCGGCGGCGCCGACCCGGCGGGCGGCAGCGGGCTGGCCGGCCTGGAGCGACGCCTGGGCGCCTTCGACGGCGTCCTGGCCGTCAGCAGCCCCCGCGGCGGGCCGACGATGATCACCGTGGAGATCCCCTGCGCACTCGCCGCCGGTGGGTGA
- a CDS encoding acyltransferase family protein yields the protein MSLITSTAPKAPPRPAVPRSIRLDSLTGLRWCAAALIFCYHFSFEESAAGSGQHVGQLRHLTLAGPSAVSFFFVLSGFVLAWSARTADTAGGFWRRRFARIYPSHAVTFCVAVVMLLWMGLTLDPLTGLANLTLTQAWVPDPEVWFGYNGVSWSLSCEFFFYFAFPFLIGPLRRLRSRGLWAVVAAGNLFVVLFPLYGRDLAYAAGWHPKFLLYLLPPVRLAEFVVGIALALLVRNGSWRGPGLGVSLGLSCAAALWLVHLVPYDFHWSACTIVPYTLTIAAAAHADARGSRSPFRNRVLVYLGEISFSFYLVHEMVIFGTNHFFFTHHLSPALWLDTLLVLGVSLAGAALLHRYVEKPGVRLLSRGRPKPRPAAT from the coding sequence GTGAGCCTCATAACCTCCACCGCTCCGAAAGCTCCGCCCCGCCCCGCCGTTCCCCGGTCCATACGCCTGGACTCGCTCACGGGACTCCGCTGGTGCGCGGCCGCGTTGATCTTCTGTTACCACTTCTCCTTCGAGGAGTCCGCCGCCGGCAGCGGGCAGCACGTGGGGCAGCTGAGACACCTCACCCTCGCCGGGCCCTCGGCGGTCTCCTTCTTCTTCGTCCTCTCCGGCTTCGTGCTCGCGTGGTCGGCCCGGACGGCCGACACGGCCGGCGGGTTCTGGCGGCGGCGCTTCGCCCGCATCTACCCGAGCCACGCCGTCACCTTCTGCGTCGCCGTCGTGATGCTCCTGTGGATGGGGCTGACGCTCGATCCCCTCACCGGCCTCGCGAACCTCACCCTGACCCAGGCGTGGGTCCCCGACCCCGAGGTGTGGTTCGGCTACAACGGCGTCTCGTGGTCGTTGAGTTGTGAGTTCTTCTTCTACTTCGCGTTCCCGTTCCTGATCGGGCCCCTCCGGCGGCTGCGGTCCCGCGGGCTGTGGGCGGTGGTCGCGGCCGGGAACCTGTTCGTCGTGCTCTTTCCGCTGTACGGGCGGGACCTCGCGTACGCGGCCGGCTGGCACCCGAAGTTCCTGCTCTACCTGCTGCCGCCGGTGCGGCTGGCCGAGTTCGTCGTCGGCATCGCGCTGGCGCTGCTGGTGAGGAACGGTTCCTGGCGCGGCCCCGGGCTCGGCGTGAGCCTCGGGTTGTCCTGCGCCGCCGCCCTGTGGCTCGTCCACCTCGTGCCGTACGACTTCCACTGGAGCGCCTGCACGATCGTCCCGTACACGCTCACCATCGCCGCGGCCGCGCACGCCGACGCGCGGGGGTCCCGCTCACCGTTCCGGAACCGGGTCCTGGTGTACCTCGGTGAGATCTCCTTCTCCTTCTACCTGGTGCACGAAATGGTCATCTTCGGCACCAACCACTTCTTCTTCACCCACCACCTCTCCCCCGCCCTCTGGCTGGACACCCTCCTGGTGCTGGGCGTCTCCCTGGCCGGCGCGGCCCTCCTGCACCGGTACGTGGAGAAGCCCGGCGTGAGGCTGCTCTCCCGCGGGCGGCCGAAGCCGCGGCCGGCCGCGACGTGA
- a CDS encoding DUF2637 domain-containing protein, which produces MSRLPRRDPVLVQAVIAGALSFAHLHDIAQAAGQDGWKGWAYPVSVDLLLVAAWRRLRSGTRARLAWAWFIIALTASLGANVATAGFLDLAHPPAWLRMLVAGWPAAAFLGGTLLAHVPDPAEDPAPITSAKVAPAPEPEVTGPEPAGEPETAPVADVEEAPACPAPAVEPESLPVVPVALVAHARRVADDHHARTGAQIDTDTLRARLGVPASMADAIAAQLA; this is translated from the coding sequence ATGAGCCGACTGCCCCGACGAGACCCCGTTCTCGTCCAGGCCGTGATCGCCGGTGCCTTGTCCTTCGCTCACCTTCACGACATCGCCCAAGCCGCCGGGCAAGACGGCTGGAAAGGCTGGGCCTACCCCGTCTCCGTCGACCTGCTCCTGGTCGCCGCATGGCGCCGCCTGCGCTCGGGCACCCGCGCACGCCTGGCCTGGGCCTGGTTCATCATCGCCCTAACAGCTTCCCTCGGCGCTAACGTCGCCACCGCCGGATTCCTCGACCTGGCCCATCCTCCGGCCTGGCTGCGCATGCTGGTCGCCGGTTGGCCCGCCGCCGCGTTCCTCGGCGGAACCCTTCTCGCTCACGTTCCTGACCCGGCCGAAGACCCGGCACCGATCACGTCGGCAAAAGTAGCCCCGGCCCCCGAACCCGAGGTGACGGGACCGGAACCCGCTGGGGAGCCAGAGACCGCACCAGTCGCCGACGTCGAAGAGGCCCCGGCCTGTCCAGCTCCTGCCGTGGAACCCGAGTCGCTGCCTGTGGTCCCGGTCGCGCTGGTCGCTCACGCCCGCAGGGTCGCTGACGACCACCACGCCCGCACCGGCGCGCAGATCGACACCGACACCCTGCGCGCCCGCCTGGGAGTGCCCGCCTCGATGGCCGACGCGATCGCAGCCCAGCTCGCCTGA
- a CDS encoding DUF817 domain-containing protein: MALLAGVALSSSLAPQLPVARYDLLLGYGLLLTLLFRLCGWETTRDLAVIAVCHAVGLAFELVKVSLGSWSYPEPALFKEAGVPLYGGFLYAAVGSYVCSAWRVLDLELTGYRRRLTAAVAAAVYANFFSHHWLPDLRWPLAALLVAVTTGTWVHYTVGSRRYRMPLALSFALIGFFLWLAENIATYAGAWRYPSQLHGWQPVSVEKFGAWALLISVTVVLVEASRRRQRTR, encoded by the coding sequence ATCGCCCTGCTCGCGGGGGTGGCCCTGTCGTCCTCCCTCGCGCCGCAGCTGCCCGTGGCCAGGTACGACCTGCTCCTGGGCTACGGGCTGCTGCTGACCCTGCTCTTCCGGCTGTGCGGCTGGGAGACGACGCGGGACCTGGCCGTGATCGCCGTGTGCCACGCCGTCGGGCTGGCCTTCGAGCTGGTGAAGGTCTCGCTCGGCTCGTGGAGCTATCCGGAGCCCGCCCTCTTCAAGGAGGCGGGCGTGCCGCTGTACGGCGGCTTCCTCTACGCGGCCGTCGGCAGCTACGTGTGCAGCGCCTGGCGGGTGCTGGACCTGGAGCTCACCGGCTACCGCCGGCGCCTGACGGCGGCCGTGGCGGCGGCGGTCTACGCGAACTTCTTCAGCCACCACTGGCTGCCCGACCTGCGCTGGCCCCTGGCCGCGCTGCTGGTGGCGGTCACCACGGGGACGTGGGTCCACTACACCGTGGGCTCCCGGCGCTACCGCATGCCGCTGGCCCTCTCCTTCGCGCTGATCGGTTTCTTCCTCTGGCTGGCCGAGAACATCGCCACCTACGCGGGCGCCTGGCGCTACCCCTCCCAGCTGCACGGCTGGCAGCCCGTCTCCGTCGAAAAGTTCGGTGCCTGGGCCCTGCTGATCAGCGTCACCGTCGTCCTGGTCGAGGCGTCCCGCCGGCGGCAGCGCACCCGCTGA
- a CDS encoding mobile element transfer protein encodes MPAYDRFHSLMRIGPVQIGTHRDRHGRTKHAAVCTNDHCGWSADYSSQTAAQLAARTHCCQPT; translated from the coding sequence ATGCCCGCCTACGACCGCTTCCACTCGCTGATGCGGATCGGCCCCGTGCAGATCGGTACGCACCGTGACCGGCATGGCCGTACCAAACACGCCGCCGTGTGCACCAACGACCACTGCGGCTGGTCGGCCGACTACTCCAGCCAGACCGCCGCTCAGCTCGCCGCCCGCACCCACTGCTGCCAACCCACCTAA
- the sph gene encoding sphingomyelin phosphodiesterase: MAALPQTARAADASPAATTLRLKVLSYNVFLMSTNLYPNWGQEHRAREIPSAGFFQGNDVVVLQEAFDNSASDALKARAAGQYPYQTPVVGRSTSGWDATGGAYASTTPEDGGVTVLSKWPIVRKEQVVFKDACGADRWSNKGFAYVVLNVAGTKVHVVGTHTQSTDGGCAAGEAAADRSRQLRQIDAFLDGKNIPAGEQVLLAGDLNVDSRSDEYRSLLADADVAPADHRTGHPYSFDTKENSIAAYRYPTDPREDLDHVLHRNGHARPQGWTNTVVKEQSAPWKVSSWGKEYTYTNLSDHYPLTGS; encoded by the coding sequence ATGGCCGCCCTGCCGCAGACGGCCCGGGCGGCCGACGCCTCGCCGGCCGCGACGACACTCCGGCTGAAGGTGCTGTCGTACAACGTCTTCCTCATGAGCACGAACCTCTACCCCAACTGGGGGCAGGAGCACCGGGCACGGGAGATACCGTCCGCCGGCTTCTTCCAGGGCAACGACGTCGTGGTGCTGCAGGAGGCCTTCGACAACTCCGCCTCCGACGCTCTGAAGGCGCGGGCGGCCGGCCAGTACCCGTACCAGACGCCCGTGGTCGGGCGGAGCACGAGCGGCTGGGACGCCACCGGGGGCGCCTACGCGTCGACCACGCCGGAGGACGGCGGGGTGACGGTCCTGAGCAAGTGGCCGATCGTCCGCAAGGAGCAGGTCGTCTTCAAGGACGCGTGCGGCGCCGACCGGTGGTCCAACAAGGGCTTCGCCTACGTCGTGCTGAACGTGGCCGGCACGAAGGTGCACGTCGTGGGCACCCACACCCAGTCGACCGACGGCGGCTGCGCCGCGGGCGAGGCGGCAGCCGACCGCTCCCGGCAGTTGCGGCAGATCGACGCGTTCCTGGACGGCAAGAACATCCCGGCCGGCGAGCAGGTCCTGCTGGCCGGCGACCTGAACGTGGACTCGCGCAGCGACGAATACCGCTCCCTGCTGGCCGACGCCGACGTGGCACCGGCGGACCACCGCACCGGCCACCCGTACTCCTTCGACACGAAGGAGAACTCGATCGCGGCCTACCGCTACCCCACCGACCCGCGCGAGGACCTCGACCACGTCCTCCACCGCAACGGGCACGCGCGTCCACAGGGCTGGACCAACACGGTGGTCAAGGAGCAGTCCGCGCCGTGGAAGGTCTCCAGTTGGGGCAAGGAGTACACGTACACGAACCTCAGCGACCACTACCCCCTGACCGGATCCTGA